A genome region from Brassica oleracea var. oleracea cultivar TO1000 chromosome C2, BOL, whole genome shotgun sequence includes the following:
- the LOC106327591 gene encoding translation factor GUF1 homolog, chloroplastic, producing MAMAYAMDLSPPTFFSSLTPSTSSPLRRLSTLPISTFHRHSNRKLHILCQATAGTQPQSQSNLSARSGQDRLLKVPISKVRNFSIIAHIDHGKSTLADKLLQVTGTVQNRDMKEQFLDNMDLERERGITIKLQAARMRYVYEDTPYCLNLIDTPGHVDFSYEVSRSLAACEGALLVVDASQGVEAQTLANVYLALENNLEIIPVVNKIDLPGAEPEQVLREIEEVIGLDCSKAILCSAKEGIGITEILNAIVERIPPPPETADKPFRALIFDSYYDPYRGVIVYFRVIDGKVKKGDRILFMASGKDYFADEIGVLSPNQIQVDELYAGEVGYISASIRSVADARVGDTITNFSRKAESSLPGYEEATPMVFCGLFPVDADQFPDLRDALEKLQLNDAALKFEPETSSAMGFGFRCGFLGLLHMEIVQERLEREYNLNLITTAPSVVYKVHTVNGDTTMCSNPSLLPQPGLRKSVEEPYVKIELLTPKDYIGALMELAQDRRGEFKEMKYIAENRASLLYELPLAEMVGDFFDQLKSRTKGYASMEYSVIGYRESDLIKLDILINAELVEPLSTIVHRDKAYSVGRALTQKLKELIPRQMFKVPIQACIGSKVIASEALSAIRKDVLAKCYGGDISRKKKLLKKQAAGKKRMKAIGRVDVPQEAFMAVLKLEKEVL from the exons ATGGCCATGGCTTATGCTATGGACTTATCTCCTCCAACCTTCTTCTCATCCTTAACTCCTTCCACTTCATCTCCTCTCCGCCGTCTCTCCACCCTTCCCATCTCCACCTTCCACCGCCACTCTAACCGGAAGCTACACATACTTTGCCAGGCCACAGCCGGAACTCAGCCTCAGAGTCAGAGCAACCTCTCCGCCCGCTCCGGCCAAGACCGTCTTCTGAAG GTTCCGATATCGAAAGTAAGGAACTTTAGTATCATAGCGCATATTGATCATGGGAAGTCCACGTTGGCGGATAAGTTGCTTCAGGTGACTGGTACGGTTCAGAACAGAGATATGAAGGAGCAGTTTCTTGATAATATGGATTTAGAACGTGAACGAGGCATCACCATCAAGCTTCAG GCAGCTAGAATGCGTTATGTTTATGAGGATACACCTTATTGCCTCAACTTGATTGATACTCCTGGTCATGTTGATTTCTCTTACGAG GTTTCTCGGTCTCTTGCGGCGTGTGAGGGTGCTCTTCTTGTTGTGGATGCATCTCAG GGTGTGGAAGCGCAAACACTGGCCAACGTTTATTTGGCTCTAGAGAACAACCTCGAAATCATTCCT GTTGTGAATAAGATTGACCTTCCAGGCGCTGAGCCAGAGCAAGTTCTCAGGGAGATTGAGGAG GTTATTGGGTTGGACTGTAGCAAAGCAATACTCTGCTCGGCAAAG GAAGGAATTGGTATAACGGAGATATTGAATGCAATTGTTGAAAGGATACCTCCACCTCCTGAAACTGCAGATAAACCCTTCAGAGCCTTAATTTTTGACAG TTACTATGATCCATACCGTGGTGTCATCGTATACTTCCGAGTTATCGATGGGAAAGTGAAGAAAGGCGACAGGATTCTATTCATGGCAAGCGGAAAG GACTATTTCGCAGATGAAATAGGCGTTCTATCTCCAAATCAAATTCAAGTGGATGAGTTATATGCTGGTGAG GTGGGGTACATCTCTGCTTCTATAAGATCGGTTGCAGATGCCAGGGTAGGAGACACAATAACAAACTTTAGCAGAAAGGCTGAAAGCTCTTTACCCGGTTACGAGGAAGCTACTCCTATGGTGTTCTGTGGCTTGTTTCCAGTTGACGCTGACCA GTTCCCGGATCTTCGAGATGCGTTGGAGAAACTGCAACTCAATGATGCCGCTTTGAAG TTTGAGCCAGAGACTTCAAGTGCCATGGGTTTTGGCTTTAGATGTGGTTTCTTGGGTCTTCTCCACATGGAAATTGTGCAG GAAAGGCTAGAGAGAGAATATAACTTAAATCTTATCACCACTGCTCCAAGTGTTGTGTATAAAGTGCACACTGTAAATGGTGATACT ACTATGTGCTCAAACCCATCTCTCCTTCCACAACCTGGGCTAAGGAAATCAGTTGAAGAACCATATGTTAAG ATTGAGTTGCTTACACCAAAAGACTACATCGGTGCGCTTATGGAGCTGGCTCAAGATAGGAGAGGGGAGTTCAAAGAAATGAAATATATAGCTGAGAATAGAGCTTCTCTCCTCTATGAGTTACCCCTTGCAGAG ATGGTGGGAGATTTCTTTGATCAGTTAAAGTCCAGGACCAAGGGATATGCTAGCATGGAATACTCAGTTATTGG GTACAGGGAAAGCGATCTAATAAAACTCGATATTCTGATTAATGCTGAACTGGTGGAACCTTTGTCAACAATTGTACACAGAGACAAG GCATATTCTGTTGGGAGAGCATTGACTCAAAAACTCAAAGAGCTTATTCCGAGACAAATGTTTAAAGTGCCCATCCAG GCTTGTATAGGATCAAAAGTGATTGCTAGTGAAGCTCTCTCAGCTATCAGGAAGGATGTTTTGGCCAAATGTTATG GTGGAGATATTTCTCGGAAGAAGAAGCTTCTTAAGAAGCAAGCGGCAGGCAAGAAGAGAATGAAAGCCATAGGTAGAGTTGATGTACCTCAAGAAGCTTTCATGGCCGTCCTCAAACTTGAAAAGGAGGTTTTGTAA
- the LOC106327662 gene encoding ATP synthase subunit beta-1, mitochondrial produces MASRRVLSSLLRSSSGRSAAKFGSRNPRLPSPSPARRAAPFGDLLGRVAEYSTSSPANSAAAAPAKDEGKKKTYDYGGKGAIGKVCQVIGAIVDVRFEDQEGLPPIMTSLEVQDHPTRLVLEVSHHLGQNVVRTIAMDGTEGLVRGRRVLNTGAPITVPVGRATLGRIMNVLGEPIDERGEIKTEHYLPIHRDAPALVDLATGQEILATGIKVVDLLAPYQRGGKIGLFGGAGVGKTVLIMELINNVAKAHGGFSVFAGVGERTREGNDLYREMIESGVIKLGEKQSESKCALVYGQMNEPPGARARVGLTGLTVAEYFRDAEGQDVLLFIDNIFRFTQANSEVSALLGRIPSAVGYQPTLASDLGALQERITTTKKGSITSVQAIYVPADDLTDPAPATTFAHLDATTVLSRQISELGIYPAVDPLDSTSRMLSPHILGEEHYNTARGVQKVLQNYKNLQDIIAILGMDELSEDDKLTVARARKIQRFLSQPFHVAEIFTGAPGKYVDLKENINSFQGLLDGKYDDLPEQSFYMVGGIDEVVAKAEKISKEAAA; encoded by the exons ATGGCGTCTCGGAGAGTCTTATCATCCCTTCTCCGTTCATCCTCCGGCAGATCCGCCGCCAAATTCGGGAGCCGCAACCCCAGGCTCCCCTCTCCTTCCCCAGCTCGCCGCGCAGCTCCTTTCGGCGACCTCCTCGGACGCGTCGCCGAGTACTCGACCTCCTCGCCGGCTAATTCAGCTGCGGCTGCTCCGGCTAAGGATGAGGGGAAGAAGAAGACTTACGATTACGGCGGGAAAGGCGCGATCGGGAAGGTTTGCCAGGTGATTGGTGCCATTGTGGATGTGAGATTCGAAGATCAGGAAGGGTTGCCTCCGATCATGACGTCGCTCGAGGTGCAGGATCACCCCACGAGGCTGGTGCTTGAGGTGTCGCATCACTTGGGTCAGAATGTGGTCAGGACGATTGCTATGGATGGTACTGAGGGTCTCGTTCGTGGAAGGCGCGTGCTCAACACTGGCGCTCCGATCACC GTTCCTGTTGGGAGAGCTACTCTTGGACGTATCATGAATGTTCTTGGAGAGCCCATTGATGAGAGAGGCGAGATTA AGACTGAGCACTACCTACCTATTCATAGAGATGCGCCGGCTTTGGTTGATCTAGCCACTGGGCAAGAGATCCTTGCCACTGGTATTAAG GTTGTTGATCTCCTTGCTCCTTACCAAAGAGGAGGAAAGATTGGGCTCTTTGGTGGTGCTGGTGTTGGGAAGACTGTGCTCATTATGGAACTCATTAACAATGTCGCCAAAGCTCATG GTGGTTTCTCCGTGTTTGCTGGTGTGGGAGAAAGAACTCGTGAAGGCAATGACTTGTACAGAGAAATGATTGAGAGTGGTGTCATCAAGCTAGGCGAGAAGCAG TCTGAGAGCAAATGTGCACTTGTGTATGGACAAATGAACGAGCCCCCGGGTGCCCGTGCCCGTGTTGGACTTACTGGTTTGACCGTTGCCGAGTATTTCCGTGATGCCGAGGGCCAAGATGTGTTGCTTTTCATTGACAACATTTTCCGTTTCACTCAG GCCAACTCTGAAGTGTCTGCTTTACTTGGTCGTATCCCATCTGCTGTGGGTTACCAGCCAACTCTTGCTTCCGATCTTGGTGCTCTCCAAGAGCGAATCACAACCACCAAGAAAGGTTCTATCACCTCAGTGCAAGCCATCTATGTCCCTGCTGATGATTTGACAGATCCTGCTCCTGCCACAACCTTCGCTCATTTAGACGCCACAACCGTGCTGTCAAGACAG ATTTCCGAGCTTGGTATCTATCCTGCTGTGGATCCTCTGGATTCGACATCCCGTATGCTCTCGCCTCACATTCTGGGTGAGGAGCACTACAACACTGCTCGTGGTGTGCAGAAAGTGTTACAGAACTACAAGAACTTGCAAGATATTATTGCCATTTTGGGAATGGATGAGCTAAGCGAAGATGACAAGCTGACCGTTGCCCGTGCCCGTAAGATCCAGAGATTCTTGAGTCAGCCGTTCCATGTTGCTGAGATCTTCACCGGTGCCCCCGGAAAATACGTTGACCTTAAGGAAAACATCAACAGTTTCCAG GGTTTACTCGATGGTAAGTACGATGATCTTCCTGAACAATCATTTTACATGGTTGGTGGCATCGACGAGGTGGTTGCGAAAGCAGAGAAGATCTCCAAGGAGGCAGCAGCTTAA
- the LOC106327127 gene encoding uncharacterized protein LOC106327127 → MGSFCSKSLGINFGSEYSGSSVADDIREHDFGYQQQQPPGQNCLMGPPGTRQCMVKDAKEQPTQLKDMFSFREREAEDIYDGIPRLPSSQKLRPVKSTQTAVSKVTEVGRAGLGKAKDVLDTLGSSMTDLSSGGFTSGVATKGNELGILAFEVANTIVKSSNLIESLKKKNITHLKETVLYSEGVKNLVSSDFDELLRLVASDKRQELQVFSGEVVRFGNRSKDFQWHNLQRYFDKIIKELTPQRQLNEDAVLVVDQLMGLVQYTSELYQELQVLDRLEKDYEQKRREEENSASSSKGDGLALLKTELKSQRKVVKSLKKKSLWSRGHEEVMEKLVDIVHFLLLEIHNIFGGADDQPTKKGATDHDRRLGPAGLALHYANIIMQIDTLVARASSITSNARDSLYQSLPPDIKLALRSKIKSFSVDKELSVTQIKDEMERTLHWLVPIAANTTKAHHGFGWVGEWANTGSDFTSKPSGGEILRIETLYHASKEKTEIYILGQIIWLQHLVTKAKSEARGGPRLSSIKSRNQQLVSEPLSVTLVTDEEQKMLEEASKRKKRGTPCVSKSHDFDSEYSRVRKWDPLSRSSEYFRGVRRSKSAAVMKRFSSGYPLLDFVIDKEKALDVIDRVDVPRDYRALLKEGSLSF, encoded by the exons ATGGGGAGTTTTTGCTCTAAGAGCCTGGGAATCAACTTTGGCAGTGAGTACTCAGGTTCAAGCGTAGCTGATGATATACGAGAACACGATTTTGGCTACCAACAACAACAACCGCCTGGTCAAAACTGTTTAATGGGTCCTCCTGGTACAAGACAGTGTATGGTCAAAGACGCTAAAGAACAACCAACTCAGCTGAAAGATATGTTCTCCTTCCGAGAAAGAGAAGCTGAAGATATCTACGATGGGATTCCGAGGTTGCCATCGTCTCAGAAACTCCGGCCTGTAAAATCTACTCAAACTGCTGTTTCAAAG GTTACAGAGGTAGGGAGAGCGGGGTTAGGTAAAGCAAAGGATGTGTTGGATACACTTGGGAGTAGCATGACTGATCTCAGCAGCGGTGGTTTTACTTCTGGAGTTGCAACTAAAGGAAATGAGCTTGGGATCTTAGCCTTTGAAGTAGCAAACACAATTGTCAAAAGCTCAAATCTCATTGAATCGCTTAAAAAGAAGAACATCACGCATTTGAAAGAAACTGTGCTTTATTCCGAAGGTGTTAAGAATCTTGTCTCTAGTGATTTTGATGAACTTCTCAGGCTAGTTGCTTCTGATAAGAG GCAGGAGTTGCAAGTGTTCTCAGGAGAAGTGGTTCGGTTTGGAAACAGATCCAAAGACTTCCAGTGGCATAATTTGCAGCGCTACTTTGACAA GATCATCAAAGAGTTAACCCCTCAAAGGCAGTTGAATGAAGACGCTGTCTTAGTTGTTGATCAACTGATGGGTCTAGTTCAGTATACTTCT GAACTGTACCAAGAACTGCAAGTACTGGATAGATTGGAGAAAGACTATGAGCAAAAGCGCCGAGAAGAAGAGAACTCAGCTAGCAGCAGTAAGG GTGATGGCCTTGCACTCTTAAAAACGGAGCTCAAGTCCCAGAGAAAGGTAGTGAAAAGCTTAAAGAAAAAGTCCTTGTGGTCAAGAGGTCATGAAGAG GTGATGGAGAAGCTAGTAGACATTGTTCATTTCTTGTTACTAGAGATTCATAATATCTTTGGTGGTGCTG ATGATCAACCAACGAAGAAAGGAGCAACGGATCATGATAGAAGATTGGGACCTGCTGGTCTTGCTTTACACTATGCAAATATAATTATGCAGATTGATACACTT GTCGCTCGTGCAAGCTCTATAACTTCAAATGCAAGGGACTCTCTATACCAAAGCTTGCCACCTGATATAAAACTGGCTCTCCGTTCCAAGATTAAGTCCTTCAGTGTCGATAAAGAG CTTTCAGTTACACAAATTAAGGATGAGATGGAGAGGACACTGCATTGGCTTGTCCCTATTGCAGCCAACACAACCAA AGCTCATCATGGTTTTGGTTGGGTTGGAGAGTGGGCAAACACAGG GAGTGACTTCACTAGTAAGCCTAGTGGTGGAGAGATACTACGCATCGAAACACTCTACCACGCTAGTAAAGAAAAGACAGAGATCTACATTCTCGGACAGATCATTTGGTTACAACACTTGGTTACAAAAGCAAAGAGTGAAGCACGAGGAGGTCCTAGGCTTTCTTCTATCAAGTCTAGGAACCAGCAATTGGTATCTGAACCACTCAGTGTCACGTTAGTAACTGATGAGGAACAAAAGATGTTAGAAGAGGCGAGCAAGAGGAAGAAGAGAGGCACTCCATGTGTTAGCAAGAGTCATGATTTTGATTCTGAGTACTCGCGTGTGAGGAAGTGGGACCCTCTGAGCAGAAGCAGTGAGTATTTTCGTGGAGTGAGAAGAAGCAAATCAGCTGCTGTGATGAAGAGGTTTTCTTCTGGTTACCCACTTCTTGATTTTGTTATCGATAAGGAGAAAGCGTTGGATGTTATTGATCGTGTTGATGTGCCGAGAGATTACAGAGCGTTGTTGAAAGAAGGTAGCCTAAGCTTCTAG
- the LOC106323151 gene encoding DEAD-box ATP-dependent RNA helicase 25-like gives MAFLQSNGYGKSLNLLSQLLFVSMNSDDSGNNRASKRGREGKLAVDDSEPPVKKTASTKATETTRIEHVETSDSYLSNTRFDQFPLSPLSLKALEDAGFKTMTVVQEATLPIILKGKDVLAKAKTGTGKTVAYLLPSIEAVIKSPPPSSTDKKKPSIIVLVVCPTRELACQAAAEAKTLLKYHSSIGVDVVIGGKKLRSEQRRMQKHPCRILVATPGRLIDHIDNTPGFARRLRGVKVLVLDEADHLLDMGFRRDVERIISAVPKKRQTFLFSATVPEEVRQICHVALKQDHEFVNCVQEGSDETHQKVTQMYMIASLDRHFSLIYMLLKRHIADNVDYKVIIFCTTAMVTRMVADLLGQLSLNVREIHSRKPQGYRTRVSDEFRKSKSIILVTSDVSARGLDYPDVSLVVQMGLPLDRKQYIHRLGRTSREDKEGEGVLLLAPWEEYFLSSVKDLPITKASLPQTDPEAVKKVKKALRQVDMKNKEAAYQAWLGYYTSQKKIARDTTRLVELANEFSRSMGLSIPPAIPVNVLDKMGLKNVPGLRVAPGS, from the exons ATGGCGTTCTTACAAAGCAAT GGTTACGGTAAGAGCTTGAACCTCCTCTCTCAGCTCCTCTTCGTTTCCATGAATTCCGATGACTCGGGAAACAACAGGGCTTCAAAGAGAGGAAGAGAAGGCAAATTAGCTGTTGATGATAGTGAGCCTCCTGTTAAGAAAACAGCTTCTACTAAGGCTACAGAGACAACAAGGATTGAACATGTCGAAACATCAGATTCTTACTTGTCTAACACAAG ATTTGATCAGTTCCCATTGTCTCCCTTATCTCTAAAAGCATTAGAGGATGCTGGATTTAAGACAATGACTGTTGTGCAAGAGGCTACTCTTCCTATCATTCTCAAAG GTAAAGATGTCTTAGCCAAGGCCAAAACAGGCACTGGGAAAACAGTTGCATATTTG CTTCCATCAATTGAAGCTGTTATCAAATCTCCTCCTCCATCAAGCACGGATAAGAAGAAACCTTCAATTATTGTGCTTGTGGTTTGCCCTACTCGGGAACTTGCTTGTCAAGCTGCTGCAGAAGCAAAGACCCTGCTCAAGTATCACTCATCTATTGGTGTTGATGTTGTGATTGGAGGTAAAAAGCTTCGCTCAGAGCAAAGGCGTATGCAAAAACATCCTTGCCGG ATTCTTGTGGCTACACCTGGAAGGCTCATAGACCATATAGACAACACTCCTGGATTTGCAAGAAGGTTGAGAGGTGTGAAAGTCCTTGTGCTTGATGAAGCAGATCATCTCTTGGACATGGGTTTCCGAAGGGACGTTGAGAGGATCATCTCCGCTGTTCCTAAGAAGAGACAAACATTTTTGTTTTCTGCCACGGTGCCTGAAGAG GTCCGCCAAATATGCCATGTTGCTTTGAAACAAGATCATGAGTTCGTCAATTGTGTTCAAGAGGGTAGTGATGAGACACATCAAAAG GTCACACAAATGTACATGATAGCATCACTGGATAGACATTTCTCCCTCATATATATGCTCCTTAAAAGACACATTGCAGATAATGTGGACTATAAG GTGATTATTTTCTGTACAACTGCTATGGTTACAAGAATGGTGGCTGATTTGCTTGGTCAGCTAAGCCTGAACGTTAGAGAGATCCATTCTAGAAAACCACAGGGTTACAGAACCAGAGTTTCTGATGAGTTTCGCAAGTCCAAGAGTATTATCCTCGTTACATCGGATGTATCTGCTCGTGGTCTAGATTACCCTGATGTTTCACTAGTCGTACAA ATGGGATTACCATTAGACAGGAAACAATACATACATAGACTTGGCAGAACTAGCCGGGAAGACAAGGAAGGGGAAGGTGTACTATTGTTAGCACCTTGGGAAGAGTACTTTCTGTCATCTGTAAAAGACTTGCCCATCACCAAGGCTTCTTTGCCTCAGACAGATCCTGAGGCAGTGAAAAAA GTAAAGAAGGCGCTTAGACAAGTTGACATGAAGAACAAGGAGGCGGCTTATCAGGCGTGGTTGGGTTACTACACATCTCAGAAGAAGATTGCAAGGGACACGACTAGACTGGTGGAGTTAGCCAATGAGTTTAGTCGCAGTATGGGACTCAGCATCCCTCCAGCTATTCCTGTAAACGTTCTTGACAAGATGGGTCTCAAAAACGTTCCTGGTCTTAGGGTCGCTCCTGGTTCTTAA
- the LOC106327128 gene encoding ATP synthase subunit beta-1, mitochondrial-like: MASRRVLSSLLRSSSGRSAAQFGSRNPRLPSPSPARRAAPFGDLLGRVAEYSTSSPANSAAAAPAKDEGKKKTYDYGGKGAIGKVCQVIGAIVDVRFEDQEGLPPIMTSLEVQDHPTRLVLEVSHHLGQNVVRTIAMDGTEGLVRGRRVLNTGAPITVPVGRATLGRIMNVLGEPIDERGEIKTEHYLPIHRDAPALVDLATGQEILATGIKVVDLLAPYQRGGKIGLFGGAGVGKTVLIMELINNVAKAHGGFSVFAGVGERTREGNDLYREMIESGVIKLGEKQSESKCALVYGQMNEPPGARARVGLTGLTVAEYFRDAEGQDVLLFIDNIFRFTQANSEVSALLGRIPSAVGYQPTLASDLGALQERITTTKKGSITSVQAIYVPADDLTDPAPATTFAHLDATTVLSRQISELGIYPAVDPLDSTSRMLSPHILGEEHYNTARGVQKVLQNYKNLQDIIAILGMDELSEDDKLTVARARKIQRFLSQPFHVAEIFTGAPGKYVDLKENINSFQGLLDGKYDDLPEQSFYMVGGIDEVVAKAEKISKEAAA; the protein is encoded by the exons ATGGCGTCTCGGAGAGTCTTATCGTCGCTTCTCCGTTCATCTTCCGGCAGATCCGCCGCCCAATTCGGGAGCCGCAACCCCAGGCTTCCCTCTCCTTCCCCAGCTCGCCGCGCAGCTCCTTTCGGCGACCTCCTCGGACGCGTCGCCGAGTACTCGACCTCCTCGCCGGCTAATTCAGCTGCGGCTGCTCCGGCTAAGGATGAGGGGAAGAAGAAGACTTACGATTACGGCGGGAAAGGCGCGATCGGGAAGGTTTGCCAGGTGATCGGGGCTATTGTGGATGTGAGATTCGAAGATCAGGAAGGGTTGCCCCCGATCATGACGTCGCTCGAGGTGCAGGATCACCCCACGAGGCTGGTGCTTGAGGTGTCTCATCACTTGGGTCAGAATGTTGTTAGGACTATTGCTATGGATGGTACTGAAGGTCTCGTTCGTGGAAGGCGCGTGCTCAACACGGGCGCTCCGATCACC GTTCCTGTTGGGAGAGCTACTCTTGGACGTATCATGAATGTTCTTGGAGAGCCCATTGATGAGAGAGGCGAGATTA AGACTGAGCACTACCTACCTATTCATAGAGATGCGCCGGCTTTGGTTGATCTAGCCACTGGGCAAGAGATCCTTGCCACTGGTATTAAG GTTGTTGATCTCCTTGCTCCTTACCAAAGAGGAGGAAAGATTGGGCTCTTTGGTGGTGCTGGTGTTGGGAAGACTGTGCTCATTATGGAACTCATTAACAATGTCGCCAAAGCTCATG GTGGTTTCTCCGTGTTTGCTGGTGTGGGAGAAAGAACTCGTGAAGGCAATGACTTGTACAGAGAAATGATTGAGAGTGGTGTCATCAAGCTAGGCGAGAAGCAG TCTGAGAGCAAATGTGCACTTGTGTATGGACAAATGAACGAGCCCCCGGGTGCCCGTGCCCGTGTTGGACTTACTGGTTTGACCGTTGCCGAGTATTTCCGTGATGCCGAGGGCCAAGATGTGTTGCTTTTCATTGACAACATTTTCCGTTTCACTCAG GCCAACTCTGAAGTGTCTGCTTTACTTGGTCGTATCCCATCTGCTGTGGGTTACCAGCCAACTCTTGCTTCCGATCTTGGTGCTCTCCAAGAGCGAATCACAACCACCAAGAAAGGTTCTATCACCTCAGTGCAAGCCATCTATGTCCCTGCTGATGATTTGACAGATCCTGCTCCTGCCACAACCTTCGCTCATTTAGACGCCACAACCGTGCTGTCAAGACAG ATTTCCGAGCTTGGTATCTATCCTGCTGTGGATCCCCTGGATTCAACATCCCGTATGCTCTCGCCTCACATTCTTGGCGAGGAGCATTACAACACTGCTCGTGGTGTGCAGAAAGTGCTACAGAACTACAAGAACTTGCAAGATATTATTGCCATTTTGGGAATGGATGAGCTAAGTGAAGATGACAAGCTGACTGTTGCTCGTGCCCGTAAGATCCAGAGATTCTTGAGTCAGCCGTTCCATGTTGCTGAGATCTTCACCGGTGCCCCTGGCAAATACGTTGACCTTAAGGAAAACATCAACAGTTTCCAG GGCTTGCTCGATGGCAAGTACGATGATCTTCCTGAACAGTCCTTTTATATGGTTGGTGGCATCGACGAGGTGGTTGCAAAAGCAGAGAAGATCTCCAAGGAGGCAGCAGCTTAA